A genomic region of Nitrospira sp. contains the following coding sequences:
- a CDS encoding branched-chain amino acid aminotransferase, whose protein sequence is MKKPSIKPRRSSAPFHSPMWIYLNTKFVKDEDAVISVFDHGFLYGDGVYETLRSYGPHIFMQDQHLSRLFRSAEAIGLTIPISMKRLADILQEAMIRNEVGTDQRDAYLRITVSRGAGDIGLDPALCSSPTVVVMAKRLVPLASHLYETGVKLIVASTKRNLPSALSPQIKSTNFLNNIQAKREALAAGAFDSILLNWEQHLTECTISNVFLVLDGTLRTPALECGLLDGITRMIVIQLARELDIHTDEGRYTVDDLFKADECFLTNTSMEIMPVTSVDRRAVGDGKPGPLTLKLREQFPAMRGRYGNRLHTR, encoded by the coding sequence ATGAAGAAACCATCCATAAAGCCCAGGCGTTCTTCAGCGCCTTTTCATAGCCCCATGTGGATTTATTTGAATACCAAGTTCGTCAAAGACGAAGACGCCGTGATCTCCGTCTTCGACCATGGGTTTCTCTACGGAGATGGAGTGTATGAAACGCTGCGCTCCTATGGCCCTCATATCTTTATGCAAGACCAGCATCTGTCACGGTTGTTCCGTTCCGCAGAAGCAATCGGGCTGACGATCCCGATTTCCATGAAGCGCTTGGCGGACATTCTGCAGGAAGCCATGATCCGCAACGAGGTAGGAACCGATCAGCGGGATGCCTATCTAAGAATCACCGTTTCGCGAGGGGCGGGAGACATCGGATTGGACCCGGCACTCTGTTCGTCACCGACCGTTGTCGTGATGGCCAAGCGTCTCGTGCCCCTAGCGTCCCATCTCTATGAAACGGGCGTGAAGCTAATCGTGGCGTCCACGAAACGGAATTTGCCAAGCGCGTTGTCGCCGCAGATCAAGTCCACAAACTTTCTGAACAACATTCAGGCTAAACGTGAAGCCCTCGCAGCAGGCGCATTCGACAGTATCCTCCTTAATTGGGAGCAGCATCTGACTGAATGCACCATCAGCAATGTGTTCCTCGTCCTGGACGGCACATTGAGAACACCAGCTCTGGAATGCGGCTTGCTCGATGGCATCACCAGAATGATCGTGATTCAGTTGGCCAGAGAGCTCGACATCCACACCGACGAAGGTCGCTATACCGTTGACGACTTGTTCAAGGCCGACGAATGCTTCCTCACGAACACTAGCATGGAAATCATGCCGGTGACTTCCGTCGACCGTCGAGCTGTCGGCGACGGAAAACCAGGTCCACTGACCCTGAAGCTACGGGAGCAATTCCCAGCGATGCGAGGCCGATACGGGAATAGGCTTCATACTCGATAA
- a CDS encoding anthranilate synthase component I family protein has translation MPTIFPSLIPFLHSSPSPLIVTRPAPSASPFELYSKIASARCPSFLFESGTGDGTMGRYSYFGVDPYQTLHGNGDICVGRLIQGRIGPGTSPFQYVTHLLNRQRIVRPPEAPPFFGGAVGYLSYDLVRQFERLPSFALDDLACPELEFAFFDLVGAIDHALNRLVLMFCPPLDRFLSEPRERLFREGRDRLAEFEARLTRPDMADAHGSHLGRLTFTPEQDQAIYSRNVRRCQEYISAGDIYQANLSHRFNVTGSAFSSLGDLQTDLSAYSRLRTLNPSPFSGILRFDAIRLISSSPERLVRLEGHRADTRPIAGTRPRGKNTDDDQRLIHELRANEKECAEHVMLVDLERNDLGRVCHFGSVQVDELMTLEQYSHVTHLVSHVAGTLNDHATGFDLLKAMFPGGTITGVPKVRCMEIIEELEPVRRGPYTGSMGYLSWSGDLDFNILIRTLVMKNGQGYLQVGAGIVADSDPTREYEETIHKAQAFFSAFS, from the coding sequence ATGCCCACAATCTTCCCCTCATTGATCCCATTCCTGCACAGCTCTCCTTCGCCTCTTATTGTGACACGCCCCGCTCCCTCGGCAAGCCCGTTTGAACTGTACTCGAAGATCGCATCAGCTCGATGCCCTTCGTTTCTCTTTGAGAGCGGTACCGGTGATGGCACCATGGGACGGTATTCATACTTTGGCGTTGATCCCTATCAAACACTGCATGGGAATGGAGATATCTGCGTAGGCCGATTGATTCAAGGCCGCATAGGTCCAGGCACATCTCCGTTTCAATATGTGACGCATCTCCTAAACCGTCAGCGGATCGTTCGTCCTCCTGAGGCTCCGCCATTTTTCGGTGGCGCGGTCGGCTACTTGAGTTATGATCTCGTACGCCAGTTTGAGAGGTTGCCGTCTTTCGCTTTAGATGACCTGGCCTGCCCTGAACTGGAGTTCGCATTTTTCGATCTTGTCGGGGCAATCGATCATGCACTGAACCGCCTGGTGCTCATGTTTTGTCCGCCGCTTGACCGATTTTTGAGCGAGCCTCGTGAAAGGCTATTTCGCGAGGGAAGGGATCGACTAGCCGAATTTGAAGCTCGATTGACCAGGCCTGATATGGCAGACGCGCACGGGAGTCATCTCGGTCGCCTGACATTTACACCGGAACAGGATCAGGCGATCTATAGTCGGAACGTGCGCCGTTGCCAGGAATACATCTCAGCCGGTGACATCTATCAAGCCAACCTCTCCCATCGGTTCAACGTGACCGGTTCGGCATTCTCCTCTCTCGGGGACCTTCAAACCGATCTGTCTGCCTATAGTCGCTTACGCACGTTGAACCCTTCCCCCTTCTCGGGAATACTCCGGTTTGACGCAATTCGCCTCATCAGCTCCTCACCGGAACGGCTCGTTCGACTGGAAGGACATCGAGCCGATACGAGGCCGATCGCGGGAACACGGCCTCGTGGGAAAAACACCGACGACGATCAGCGACTGATCCATGAGTTACGGGCTAATGAAAAGGAATGCGCGGAACATGTCATGTTGGTTGACCTTGAGCGGAATGACCTCGGGCGAGTTTGTCATTTCGGGAGCGTCCAGGTGGATGAATTGATGACCTTGGAGCAATATTCCCATGTCACCCATCTGGTCTCCCATGTGGCCGGCACCCTCAACGATCACGCGACTGGTTTTGATCTGTTGAAAGCCATGTTTCCAGGTGGGACGATTACCGGGGTACCCAAGGTCCGCTGCATGGAGATCATTGAGGAGTTGGAGCCGGTACGCCGCGGTCCTTACACCGGTTCGATGGGTTACCTCAGCTGGAGTGGGGACCTCGATTTCAATATTCTGATACGTACGCTTGTCATGAAGAACGGCCAGGGCTATCTCCAGGTCGGAGCAGGAATTGTGGCCGATTCCGACCCCACACGCGAATATGAAGAAACCATCCATAAAGCCCAGGCGTTCTTCAGCGCCTTTTCATAG
- a CDS encoding F0F1 ATP synthase subunit A — MEESPLHQFELQRWIPISIGGLDLSINKAVVFMWVVIAVAAVLMVMAGSSRKLVPGKLQSLAEMMVDFIRTMIMETMGKDGMRFFPLVATLFVFILFSNYIGLIPGAYTVTSQIIVTAAFSFLVYGISLVVGFSLHGVKFLGILIPPGTPGWLVPLMVPIEIISQIARPISLAVRLFANMTAGHVMLAVLFGLTISGGVLIGWLPFVFTVAIYLLEFGIAFIQAYIFTILTCVYLGDAFHLHGHEEHAH, encoded by the coding sequence ATGGAAGAAAGTCCGCTTCATCAATTTGAACTTCAACGCTGGATCCCGATTTCGATCGGTGGATTGGATCTTTCCATCAATAAAGCTGTGGTGTTTATGTGGGTTGTCATTGCCGTGGCAGCAGTGCTGATGGTCATGGCTGGATCATCGCGCAAGCTCGTCCCAGGCAAGCTCCAGAGCTTGGCGGAGATGATGGTGGATTTCATTCGCACCATGATCATGGAAACCATGGGCAAAGATGGCATGCGATTTTTCCCCCTCGTCGCCACGCTCTTTGTGTTTATCCTCTTCTCCAACTACATCGGGCTCATTCCTGGGGCTTATACCGTGACGAGCCAGATCATTGTGACGGCGGCCTTTTCCTTCCTGGTGTATGGGATTAGCTTGGTCGTGGGCTTCTCACTACACGGGGTGAAGTTTCTGGGCATTCTTATTCCGCCTGGTACGCCAGGATGGCTGGTGCCTCTCATGGTCCCGATCGAGATCATCAGCCAGATCGCACGGCCCATTTCCTTGGCGGTGCGGCTCTTTGCCAATATGACGGCTGGCCACGTCATGCTCGCGGTTCTGTTCGGTCTCACAATCAGTGGGGGAGTGCTGATCGGGTGGTTACCCTTTGTGTTTACGGTGGCGATCTATTTATTGGAATTTGGTATTGCGTTCATCCAAGCCTATATTTTCACGATCTTGACGTGCGTCTACTTGGGAGATGCATTTCATTTACATGGCCATGAAGAGCATGCGCATTAG
- the atpE gene encoding ATP synthase F0 subunit C, whose amino-acid sequence MDSAAAGLIGMGCAAAGFAGAGVGIGYIFGKMIEVVARQPEAEARVTKYMWIGFALVEAIALYGLVIAFIIMGFRK is encoded by the coding sequence ATGGATTCAGCAGCAGCAGGGTTGATCGGTATGGGATGTGCCGCGGCAGGATTTGCCGGGGCCGGTGTGGGAATCGGCTACATTTTCGGAAAGATGATTGAAGTGGTGGCACGTCAGCCTGAAGCAGAGGCTCGCGTCACCAAGTATATGTGGATCGGGTTCGCGCTGGTCGAAGCCATTGCGTTATATGGCTTGGTCATCGCCTTCATCATCATGGGTTTTCGGAAGTAG
- the atpF gene encoding F0F1 ATP synthase subunit B, translated as MPQFEPDFFSSLIFWEVISFGILLFVLYKYAFPGILSALEEREKKIKDSLDQAEQHRSEAERRLKEYEAKLNTAGKEAEAILATAKERAQRLLDENEQRLTAEAERIKGDATRQIDQERRKALQDIRAQTTELALMVAEKVVQRSLVEADHKKYADEALEALSKSQPR; from the coding sequence ATGCCACAGTTTGAACCTGATTTTTTTTCTTCGTTGATTTTCTGGGAAGTCATTTCGTTTGGGATTCTTCTGTTCGTGCTCTACAAGTATGCCTTCCCCGGTATCTTGAGCGCCTTGGAAGAGCGCGAAAAGAAGATCAAAGACAGCCTCGATCAGGCTGAGCAGCACCGGTCTGAGGCCGAGCGACGGCTCAAGGAATATGAAGCCAAGCTCAATACGGCGGGGAAGGAGGCTGAGGCCATCCTCGCGACGGCAAAGGAGCGGGCTCAACGGTTGCTCGATGAGAATGAACAGCGGTTGACCGCAGAAGCGGAGCGTATCAAAGGTGATGCGACGCGTCAGATCGACCAAGAGCGCCGTAAGGCGTTGCAAGATATCCGAGCCCAGACGACAGAACTCGCTTTGATGGTGGCGGAGAAAGTGGTTCAGCGGAGCTTAGTAGAGGCTGATCACAAAAAATATGCAGACGAGGCGCTTGAGGCGCTTTCGAAATCACAGCCCCGTTAA
- the larE gene encoding ATP-dependent sacrificial sulfur transferase LarE gives MQPPILQQKLDQLRTLLTEMGSVVVAYSGGIDSTFVLKVAHDQLHEKAVGITAISPTFPSLELEAAEQVAQEIGARYETVQTDQLTIDDFVRNDANRCFHCKTDLYQLLGNVRQSRAVAYVVDGTNLDDLGDDRPGIKAAREWGVRSPLVEAELSKADIRILAKELGLSNWDKPAAACLSSRIPRGIVITSAQLSRVEGAEAVLHHEGFRHFRVRNHGEIARIELAQDEIPRLMESNRCTEISARLKKLGFKFVTVDLEGYRPGGVTLS, from the coding sequence ATGCAACCACCCATTTTGCAACAGAAGCTCGATCAGCTCCGAACCCTCCTAACGGAGATGGGCTCGGTCGTGGTGGCCTATTCCGGTGGAATCGACAGCACCTTCGTTCTGAAAGTCGCGCACGACCAACTCCACGAGAAGGCGGTCGGCATCACGGCCATCTCACCGACGTTTCCATCTCTTGAGTTGGAAGCTGCCGAACAGGTCGCTCAGGAGATTGGCGCCCGCTATGAAACCGTACAGACGGATCAGCTGACCATTGATGACTTCGTGAGGAATGACGCGAATCGCTGTTTTCATTGTAAGACCGACCTGTACCAACTTCTTGGGAATGTGCGGCAATCACGGGCTGTCGCGTATGTGGTCGATGGAACCAACCTGGACGATCTGGGTGATGACCGTCCCGGCATCAAAGCGGCTCGGGAATGGGGTGTGCGAAGCCCGCTCGTTGAGGCTGAACTGTCGAAAGCCGATATCCGCATCCTTGCCAAAGAGCTGGGACTTTCAAATTGGGACAAGCCAGCCGCTGCCTGCCTTTCATCACGAATCCCGCGTGGAATCGTAATCACCAGCGCACAATTAAGCCGCGTCGAAGGAGCAGAAGCTGTGCTCCATCATGAAGGATTCCGTCATTTTCGAGTGCGAAATCACGGTGAGATTGCGCGGATTGAATTGGCACAGGACGAAATCCCACGACTCATGGAATCAAATCGCTGTACAGAAATTAGTGCCAGGCTGAAAAAGCTGGGGTTTAAATTCGTAACGGTGGATCTGGAAGGCTACCGACCGGGTGGAGTCACCCTAAGCTGA
- a CDS encoding insulinase family protein: MGKESRNTRGQRLDPRSIQRRSVPSLMGLVQCAVLVMCITTTGLAADIAPTRYIAPNGMTVLVLEQHFLPIVEIHALIKAGAAQDPPEKAGVANLVASLLDEGTTTRSSRQLAEQIDFVGGSLTVHAGEDYTTASARTLKKDIDLGFTLLADILQHPAFPKQEFERVRSQILGEISSDNDDPGHVAMKAFNQLVFQNHPYRWPVNGTEETLSKITLAEVQSFYTKEYLPNQVILTIVGDVTAEQATTLVQTHFGSWKKGAVPSRAVKKPTAIDKKTVQLVEKDLTQSTIVIGHHGISRTNPDFYAVTVMNHILGAGGFSSRLMDTIRDKQGLAYGIMSHYDARVMPGSFWINLQTRTETTNQAISGVLIEMKAIREAPVSDQELAEAKAFLMGSFPLRLDSTSKLAQVLAQVEFFGLGFDYFSQYPKWIERVTKEDVQRVAKQYLDPQHYALVVVGNIAKAKVRH; this comes from the coding sequence ATGGGTAAGGAATCCAGAAACACGAGAGGCCAGAGGCTTGACCCACGATCCATCCAACGAAGGTCAGTGCCTTCCTTGATGGGACTAGTCCAGTGTGCCGTACTCGTGATGTGTATCACGACGACAGGGCTTGCCGCCGACATCGCACCGACGAGATACATCGCTCCCAACGGTATGACGGTACTCGTCCTGGAACAACATTTCCTTCCCATCGTTGAAATCCATGCCCTGATCAAGGCCGGCGCTGCGCAGGATCCTCCAGAAAAAGCGGGTGTCGCAAATTTGGTGGCCAGCCTCTTAGATGAAGGGACAACAACTAGATCCTCGAGGCAACTGGCCGAACAGATTGACTTTGTCGGTGGCTCGCTGACGGTCCATGCAGGTGAAGATTACACAACCGCATCTGCACGCACGCTCAAAAAAGATATCGATCTCGGGTTCACCCTGTTGGCTGATATTCTTCAGCACCCAGCTTTCCCCAAGCAAGAATTTGAACGGGTCCGATCTCAGATCCTTGGGGAAATTTCTAGCGACAATGACGATCCCGGACATGTCGCCATGAAGGCCTTTAATCAGTTAGTCTTCCAGAACCATCCCTATCGTTGGCCAGTGAATGGCACAGAAGAGACACTGAGTAAGATCACCTTGGCTGAGGTTCAAAGCTTCTATACCAAGGAGTATCTACCCAACCAAGTGATCCTGACCATCGTCGGTGACGTCACGGCGGAACAAGCGACGACGCTCGTACAGACGCATTTCGGATCGTGGAAGAAAGGGGCTGTGCCGTCCAGAGCGGTTAAGAAGCCGACGGCCATCGACAAGAAGACCGTGCAGCTCGTCGAGAAGGATCTCACACAATCCACCATTGTGATCGGTCACCATGGGATCAGTCGAACCAATCCTGATTTTTACGCCGTGACCGTCATGAATCATATCCTGGGTGCTGGAGGATTTTCGTCTCGCCTTATGGATACCATCCGGGATAAACAGGGGTTGGCATACGGGATTATGAGTCATTACGATGCACGGGTGATGCCGGGCTCGTTCTGGATCAACCTCCAGACTCGGACAGAAACCACCAATCAAGCCATCAGCGGCGTCTTAATCGAAATGAAGGCGATTCGTGAGGCCCCGGTCAGCGATCAGGAATTGGCTGAGGCCAAAGCATTTTTGATGGGCAGCTTCCCCCTACGGCTGGATTCTACGTCGAAGCTGGCGCAAGTCTTGGCGCAAGTGGAGTTTTTCGGATTGGGGTTCGACTATTTTAGTCAGTACCCAAAATGGATTGAGCGAGTGACGAAAGAAGACGTGCAGCGCGTGGCCAAACAGTACCTGGACCCTCAGCACTACGCCCTCGTCGTAGTTGGCAATATCGCGAAGGCAAAAGTTCGCCACTAG
- a CDS encoding insulinase family protein, whose product MQTIHFHWRIHLLTALLVFGSISIVLGAEPSEYILSNGMKVLLVEVPKAPVATVQVWYKVGSRNEVMGRAGLSHMLEHMMFKGTARYPKGSFSRIVRKNGGIDNAFTGQDFTAYFENVAADRVGLALELEADRMQGLLLDHSEFQTERDVVKEERRLRSEDDPQGALVEALFAQAFLSHPYHWPVIGWFADLDAMSLEDLQRHYDTFYSPNNATLVVVGDIKADALLPTIKRLFEPIPRGPSPKQTLAPEPEQRGERRFLLKREAQVPFVMMGFRVPNYSSEDSYALDILESVLSHGKSSRLYQNLVYEQKNSLSVGAEYSLIQADPGLFYFYALVNPTAKVEAVEEALHREIQRLQNEPPSEQELQRAKNQVEASRVFEQDSNFRHAMLLGQLESVGAGWRRLDQYIERIRAITAKDIQRVAKQYLTQDNRTIGILIPLPTKPLESSPATAQEGKL is encoded by the coding sequence ATGCAGACTATCCACTTTCATTGGCGCATCCACCTCCTCACGGCGTTGCTCGTCTTCGGCTCGATCTCGATCGTGCTGGGAGCAGAGCCGAGTGAATACATCCTCTCAAACGGCATGAAAGTGCTGCTGGTTGAAGTTCCCAAGGCTCCGGTCGCCACAGTGCAGGTCTGGTACAAAGTCGGTTCTCGAAACGAGGTCATGGGACGGGCCGGACTCTCACACATGCTTGAGCACATGATGTTCAAGGGCACGGCACGGTATCCGAAAGGTTCATTTTCTAGAATCGTCAGAAAGAACGGCGGCATCGACAACGCATTTACAGGACAAGACTTTACCGCCTATTTTGAAAACGTGGCAGCGGATCGTGTCGGACTGGCTCTTGAGTTGGAGGCCGATCGGATGCAGGGCCTCCTTCTCGATCACAGCGAATTTCAGACCGAGCGCGACGTCGTGAAAGAAGAACGCCGCCTCAGATCCGAAGATGACCCGCAGGGTGCGCTGGTTGAAGCGCTCTTTGCCCAAGCCTTCCTCAGTCATCCCTACCATTGGCCGGTCATTGGATGGTTTGCGGATCTCGATGCGATGTCTCTCGAAGACTTGCAACGCCACTACGACACGTTTTACTCTCCCAACAATGCAACCCTGGTGGTTGTGGGCGATATCAAGGCCGACGCTCTCCTGCCGACGATCAAGCGTCTGTTTGAACCGATTCCCAGAGGCCCCTCCCCAAAACAAACCCTGGCGCCGGAACCGGAACAGCGAGGCGAGCGCCGTTTTCTCTTGAAACGCGAAGCGCAGGTGCCGTTTGTCATGATGGGATTTCGCGTACCTAACTATTCGAGCGAGGACTCCTATGCGCTCGACATTCTCGAATCAGTCCTCTCGCACGGGAAAAGTTCTCGGCTCTACCAGAACTTGGTCTATGAGCAGAAGAATTCTTTATCGGTTGGGGCAGAGTACAGTCTGATCCAGGCGGATCCCGGTCTCTTTTATTTCTACGCGCTGGTCAATCCCACCGCGAAGGTAGAAGCGGTCGAGGAGGCTCTACACCGCGAGATTCAACGGCTTCAGAATGAGCCGCCGTCCGAGCAGGAACTTCAGCGGGCCAAAAATCAGGTAGAAGCCTCACGCGTCTTTGAGCAGGATTCGAATTTTCGTCATGCCATGCTGTTGGGACAGTTGGAATCGGTCGGTGCCGGCTGGCGACGCCTCGATCAATACATAGAACGGATCCGCGCAATCACAGCGAAAGATATCCAACGCGTCGCTAAACAGTACCTGACCCAAGATAATCGGACCATCGGCATTCTTATTCCTTTACCTACGAAGCCCCTAGAATCAAGCCCCGCAACAGCTCAAGAAGGAAAGTTATAA
- the rlmN gene encoding 23S rRNA (adenine(2503)-C(2))-methyltransferase RlmN, with product MADSQIIASGAVTTLLGLTEPQMVKFVRAQHWPDYRAQQILRWLYQQRARTLTDMTDLPMHDRMTLSPSTKVGRSAQTTILSSQDGTRKLLLMLDDGLTIEAVLIPDEDRLTLCVSTQVGCMLDCGFCLTGRMGLKRNLKLHEIIDQVLTAQDLLSSDEHITNLVFMGMGEPLANVESLKAAVTALTNKPWGLGWSRRRLTVSTAGLASRLPEVAALGVNLAISLNATTEEQRRALMPAASEIASLKSLLAACRRYPLAPHQRLTFEYVLLADVNDHAADARRLIQLLRAMRCMVNLIPFNEFPGSPFRRPSEQAVLRFQSILRDAGLDAFVRKSRGRDVLGACGQLGELPSNRPSLTLTPIETRC from the coding sequence ATGGCCGACTCTCAGATAATCGCTTCCGGTGCCGTGACAACGCTCTTAGGTCTCACCGAACCCCAGATGGTGAAGTTTGTCCGTGCGCAACACTGGCCGGACTATCGTGCACAGCAAATCTTGCGATGGCTCTATCAACAGCGCGCGCGGACTCTCACCGACATGACGGATCTCCCCATGCATGATCGCATGACGCTCTCTCCATCCACGAAGGTCGGGCGCTCGGCACAGACCACGATCTTATCGTCCCAGGATGGAACCCGCAAACTGCTCTTGATGCTCGACGATGGCCTGACGATCGAGGCCGTCCTGATTCCGGATGAGGATCGGCTGACGCTCTGCGTGTCAACTCAGGTTGGGTGCATGTTGGATTGTGGATTCTGCCTGACTGGGAGAATGGGACTGAAACGCAACCTCAAGCTTCATGAAATCATCGATCAGGTCCTGACCGCGCAAGACCTACTAAGCTCCGATGAACACATTACCAATCTCGTGTTCATGGGGATGGGAGAACCGCTGGCCAATGTGGAGAGTCTCAAGGCGGCCGTGACTGCGTTGACCAACAAACCGTGGGGTCTTGGGTGGTCGCGTAGACGCCTGACGGTGTCCACAGCGGGGCTGGCATCTCGCCTTCCGGAGGTCGCAGCGCTCGGCGTGAACCTCGCCATCTCCCTCAATGCCACCACTGAAGAGCAGCGACGAGCGCTAATGCCTGCCGCCAGCGAGATCGCTTCACTGAAATCACTCCTGGCTGCCTGTCGCCGCTATCCGCTCGCCCCTCACCAACGACTGACCTTCGAATATGTGCTGCTCGCAGACGTCAACGATCATGCCGCTGATGCCCGCCGACTGATACAATTGCTCAGAGCCATGCGATGCATGGTCAACTTGATTCCATTCAATGAATTTCCAGGCAGCCCTTTTCGTCGCCCTTCCGAACAGGCAGTACTTCGTTTCCAATCCATCCTCCGCGACGCCGGCCTCGATGCATTTGTTCGAAAGAGCCGCGGACGGGACGTTCTCGGCGCCTGCGGACAACTTGGTGAGCTCCCCAGCAACCGACCTTCCCTTACCTTGACACCTATTGAAACTCGTTGCTAG